The following proteins are co-located in the Vanessa cardui chromosome 15, ilVanCard2.1, whole genome shotgun sequence genome:
- the LOC124535681 gene encoding titin homolog isoform X2 produces the protein MESSEDDAGAATNASRRVSAREKDVGQIEDVNATSSLQQDPSEPRTSCETPAMSEENFDGDSVPSPSTQDVNTSTEAILDMIDEIVDGPGAPKRLPFSLENDTDSRFAGGGDSNTTVDNINSDDSSVKSQNSAPATSAKIEEEQSLQINLPNDLTSQSEVLADVKVGCVELPQTSSSILNSNDLEVSIDTQKHAVSCSEELQGSSVPNIPSSSIVQTVQSVVETESSPCERTVKCVTSSDIRDNVIVESAESTSSDNSISEGKVPIVESLTRSPLRRRLVRPLPNRPDSTVSSTVDSSINVNTSEQASDSIIKDVSSSSDAVPSVHGNVKPEEIRSVSEVSICKAETSSSPTKKIKLIRQKIIPQTSCIPTDQKLDVEPIQAQIDQCQSTSTESLITTEPCEKSASEDKTLELVIPCNTIPETISQKSPPQDLEVLPESTKETSQKSEEAAQVCTSHTDGLPENNSLETEKRLPPLKINLSTTNTSETTESTSETKEIENVVSGDVSLNSEESDLTKQVPKLTIKLSNKHTEEIKTPVPKLTIKPIRPPKECVSEPDVKDVEQIPHITKLNIKPLIKQPERINEIHRKSSSSEISESEYSENDESTSTSDQASASDQGPSEIVPKVTIKLGKPGTESEGQFYTEKNVPKVTIKAVQNCELQEQSSPTKMKVILSQPEDTQPDKIPKFTIKTVAKSESQPLSPKLIIKPIIKPPDEIGTEGTVENFRPPDIPKLKISTETLSTSGEAKDVVHVPKITIKPVSKSEPEVSTKSKKLLPYENTEHFPVVTKLNIKPVIKPSDNITLSEGLDDKVPVVSKLNIKPIVKPKDSEIDCSKEDVPKITKLNIKPLKSPEINSSEEKDCDVLKTDVDENSIPVITKLNIKPIVKPLDEDSLKDIENQSSETGNSSDDNADQIPIVTKINIKPICKPNDMEESGPSIKKDENIPVITKLNIKPLIKPDDNISPLSPKKEISKVTSTTTTITKLNIKPVLKPEEIKEKESSTLNDTEETPSKNPPLVMKINRKSVVNESQYTIDKNNDHEHCNNIGDSISVVSKVSLSSDHVNTELKEPDVNCKFFAQSTNESPSGSSLLNENCITSLQTNEESLPCNKEQVLTPLLTDNLLKTVAQPLSPEAKANMADISAHMMATNSKESSENELTERNIHDNTINLQSDLISITQNAGERVKQKHSPMRQNCTLLKKLLETRKEKGLDGDMGNKMNTAKYSSSLLMDSPKSPSKHINVKNDLILEKNKLETENDTADCSRIKDIRTNDVSCSVAPLKVRSMQELCKEANENVTKPLEINISDKISHQSPDQDSPRIILKINKTDQGASAKIITEESKKSEQSYSPENTHEMMNDAHQRKNLINSRRKPHTDTPMPMGKRLRSSRILQTSEKSPLAKRNMGKRPSTTETSPPHSKESEYSMLEIKRIKLGQLLSNKSLTITPIVAKTSPVSPPAKPLEIKQGARNHSILNNENCAKNGSSEIHNILAKQAKQLQALPFSDLNHTENNQSLSPDLKSSTSTCSPDLLSESISVEKSRPEVQMIFNDNSESRDFGMGPEEMARDPLEVDNIKSNDFLHDIPKPVEMTPQPKKRGRPRKLPVSEGSKTVINLPVTALEERPQRSLRLSRDRPVILVKPRGRGRGRGRRLDTEPNSTPTAEPVVEAANKFFIEQKQEEEIDPTSSRIKLPRMTEALDKMPSVCSTPLTSRRRNSSTELQLFGSSPDLKVVLETTLPKMEDPFLKSAEMISEGRGRGSRGGRGSRGGRGRAAARSPRGRGRGRGGGRGAMYMKETMGIYGRVCGPATTTVQLFEEETCMMDDNATPAKPSHLLDEDSQSSVKSSTNDSNKIRKSKFADLFDSNKVWTAADVKEYTWPPPEKSEGEPQVMMIQEQVAMFLSVKSFKRRYPELKRRTITGEERDYVLSKGLVTEALCDLGITAVDASEVLDIMLSDYPHKYEEFRCHQREKQLAEPAEDTIEETKAEIKIEKTEMKEQKIIEQKPEPPKIDPEKTRQDMAAAAIASASEWNARLNALRRPACADLQSLTVQRRRPPPAPPALRVRPPHGFYPHALLPGQYQHTYRVYAPQDLRYFPLNTALAAPPAPASPPESSSESDAEWGSRCSSSESDHDMLRSAKRKKLTKTKRSSQAEASTAAVRDEDVDTCRVCKLRLEANRKYTHERFLVCANCNAKLHPSCVDLSADTIRKCREYAWQCAECKTCCTCARPADDDKMLFCDLCDRGFHIYCVGLQAVPTGRWHCVECAVCKSCGAREPGGPDAEWHHQTRRGPGGHKLYSHSLCTPCASKIKRGNNKT, from the exons ATGGAGAGTTCAGAAGACGATGCGGGCGCCGCGACGAACGCTTCCCGCCGTGTATCGGCGCGGGAAAAGGACGTTGGACAGATTGAGGACGTCAATGCAACTAGTAGTTTACAGCAGGACCCATCTGAACCGAGAACATCATGTGAAACCCCCGCAATGTCGGAGGAAAATTTTGATGGGGACAGCGTTCCGTCTCCGTCGACGCAAGATGTCAACACAAGCACGGAAGCGATTCTGGATATGATAGACGAGATTGTTGATGGACCCGGAGCACCGAAGCGTTTACCCTTTTCCCTAGAAAACGACACCGACAGTAGATTTGCCGGCGGAGGAGACTCTAATACAACTGTAGATAATATAAACAGTGATGACAGTTCTGTAAAATCCCAAAATTCAGCCCCTGCCACAAGTGCCAAAATCGAAGAAGAACAAagcttacaaataaatttacccAATGATCTGACATCGCAAAGTGAAGTTTTGGCAGATGTGAAAGTGGGTTGTGTAGAATTGCCACAAACAAGTTCATCCATACTTAACAGTAATGACTTGGAAGTGTCAATAGATACTCAAAAACATGCAGTATCATGTTCAGAAGAGCTTCAGGGCAGTTCTGTTCCAAATATTCCTTCCAGCAGTATTGTACAGACTGTGCAAAGTGTAGTAGAAACTGAGAGTTCACCTTGTGAAAGGACAGTGAAGTGTGTGACATCTAGTGATATTCGTGACAATGTTATAGTGGAAAGTGCTGAATCAACGTCAAGTGACAATAGTATTAGTGAGGGAAAAGTCCCTATAGTGGAATCTTTAACAAGATCACCATTGCGACGTAGACTTGTGCGTCCCTTGCCAAACAGGCCAGACTCTACTGTATCTTCTACGGTAGACTCAAGTATTAATGTCAACACATCCGAACAGGCAAGTGATTCTATCATTAAAGATGTATCTAGCTCTTCGGATGCTGTGCCCTCTGTACATGGTAATGTTAAGCCAGAAGAGATTAGAAGTGTAAGTGAAGTTAGTATCTGCAAAGCAGAAACATCGAGCAGTcctactaaaaaaattaaacttattagacaaaaaataattccaCAAACAAGTTGCATCCCGACTGATCAAAAACTTGATGTGGAACCAATACAAGCACAAATTGACCAATGTCAATCAACTTCTACTGAGTCGCTGATAACTACAGAGCCTTGTGAAAAGTCTGCGAGTGAAGACAAGACATTAGAATTGGTTATTCCTTGTAATACAATTCCTGAAACCATTTCTCAAAAATCTCCTCCACAGGATTTGGAAGTATTACCCGAAAGCACAAAAGAGACCTCTCAGAAAAGCGAAGAAGCAGCTCAAGTATGTACTAGCCATACTGATGGTTTACCTGAAAATAATAGTTTAGAAACTGAGAAAAGATTACCACCATTAAAAATCAATCTTTCAACTACAAATACTTCAGAAACTACAGAATCAACTAGTGAAACTAAAGAAATAGAAAATGTTGTTAGTGGTGATGTTAGCTTAAATTCAGAGGAGTCAGACTTAACAAAACAAGTAcctaaattaacaattaaattgagtaacaaacatacagaaGAAATCAAAACCCCCGTaccaaaattaacaataaaacccATAAGGCCTCCAAAAGAATGTGTCAGTGAACCAGATGTTAAAGATGTAGAACAAATACCTCacattactaaattaaatattaaacctcTCATTAAACAGCCAGAAAGAATCAATGAAATTCACAGAAAATCTAGTAGTAGTGAGATATCGGAGTCAGAGTATTCTGAAAATGATGAGAGTACAAGTACATCTGACCAAGCTTCTGCTTCTGATCAAGGACCGTCAGAAATAGTGCCTAAAGTAACTATAAAGCTTGGTAAACCAGGCACCGAATCTGAGGGACAATTCTACACAGAGAAGAATGTACCAAAAGTCACAATAAAAGCAGTACAAAATTGTGAACTTCAAGAACAATCTTCTCCAACAAAAATGAAAGTGATTTTGAGTCAACCAGAAGATACACAGCCTGATAAAATCCCAaagtttacaattaaaacaGTAGCTAAAAGTGAAAGCCAACCTCTTAGTCCAAAACTTATCATAAAGCCTATCATAAAACCTCCAGACGAAATAGGAACTGAAGGTACTGTTGAAAACTTCCGACCTCCTGATATAccaaaactaaaaatatcaaCGGAGACTCTTTCAACCAGTGGTGAAGCTAAAGATGTAGTTCATGTACCTAAAATAACCATTAAGCCAGTTTCTAAGTCTGAACCAGAAGTTTCAACTAAGAGTAAAAAGTTGCTACCTTATGAAAACACTGAACATTTTCCTGtagtaacaaaattaaatattaagccTGTAATAAAACCTTCTGACAATATAACATTATCTGAGGGCTTGGATGACAAAGTTCCTGtagtttcaaaattaaatattaaacccaTAGTGAAACCTAAAGATAGCGAAATAGATTGTAGTAAAGAAGATGTACCtaagattacaaaattgaatattaaacccTTAAAAAGCCCAGAGATAAATTCTTCGGAAGAAAAAGACTGTGATGTTTTAAAAACTGATGTAGATGAAAATAGTATACCTGTTATTACTAAACTTAATATTAAGCCTATTGTTAAGCCATTAGATGAAGATTCTCTAAAAGATATTGAAAATCAATCCTCTGAAACAGGAAACTCAAGCGATGATAATGCTGATCAAATACCTATAGTtacaaaaattaacattaagcCTATATGTAAACCAAATGATATGGAAGAATCAGGACCAAGCATAAAGAAGGATGAAAATATACCAGTGATtactaaattaaacattaagcCTTTAATAAAACCTGATGACAACATATCTCCTTTATCACCTAAAAAAGAAATCTCAAAAGTAACTTCTACAACAActacaattactaaattaaatataaaacctgtTTTAAAGcctgaagaaataaaagaaaaagaatcaTCAACATTAAATGATACTGAAGAAACTCCTTCAAAAAATCCTCCattagtaatgaaaataaatagaaagtCTGTTGTAAACGAAAGTCAATAtactattgataaaaataatgatcatgAACATTGTAATAACATTGGTGACTCTATTTCTGTAGTATCTAAAGTAAGTCTCTCGTCAGATCATGTTAATACTGAATTAAAAGAACCCGATGTAAATTGCAAGTTCTTTGCGCAGAGTACAAACGAGAGTCCTTCGGGATCATCACTATTAAACGAAAATTGTATTACATCACTTCAAACGAATGAAGAAAGCTTGCCTTGTAATAAAGAACAAGTTTTAACACCTCTATTAACTGACAACTTATTGAAAACAGTTGCTCAGCCACTTTCTCCTGAAGCAAAGGCAAACATGGCAGATATTTCTGCACATATGATGGCAACAAATTCTAAAGAATCTTCAGAGAATGAACTAACGGAGAGGAATATACATGATAATACAATCAATTTGCAATcagatttaatttcaataacacAAAATGCTGGTGAAAGAGTCAAACAAAAACACAGTCCCATGAGGCAAAACTGtactttacttaaaaaattattagaaaCTAGAAAAGAAAAAGGCCTGGATGGAGATATGGGGAATAAAATGAATACTGCCAAgtattcatcatcattattaatgGATTCCCCTAAATCACCCtcaaaacatataaatgttaaaaatgatttaattttagaaaaaaataagttaGAAACAGAAAATGATACGGCTGACTGCAGTCGAATAAAAGACATTAGAACGAATGATGTAAGCTGTAGTGTAGCGCCTTTGAAAGTCCGTTCTATGCAGGAACTGTGTAAAGAAGCTAATGAAAATGTTACGAAACCTcttgaaataaacatttcgGATAAAATTTCACACCAAAGTCCTGACCAAGATTCTccaagaataatattaaaaattaataaaactgatcAAGGAGCATCAGCAAAAATTATCACGGAAGAATCGAAAAAGTCTGAACAATCTTATTCACCTGAAAATACTCATGAAATGATGAATGATGCTCATCAAAGAAAGAACCTTATAAACAGTAGAAGAAAACCCCACACGGATACTCCAATGCCAATGGGTAAAAGATTAAGGAGCTCAAGAATATTACAGACTTCAGAAAAGTCTCCATTGGCAAAACGAAATATGGGCAAAAGACCTTCAACAACTGAAACAAGCCCACCACATAGCAAAGAATCTGAGTATTCTATGCTTGAAATAAAGAGAATAAAGCTTGGTCAACTTTTGTCTAATAAATCATTAACAATTACACCTATAGTTGCGAAAACATCACCCGTATCACCACCTGCGAAACCCTTGGAGATAAAACAAGGAGCCAGAAAtcattcgattttaaataatgaaaattgtgCTAAAAATGGAAGTTCTgaaatacataacattttagcaAAACAAGCAAAACAGTTACAAGCTTTGCCTTTTAGTGACCTAAATCACACCGAAAACAACCAAAGTCTAAGTCCTGATTTAAAATCGAGTACTTCGACTTGTAGTCCAGATTTATTATCTGAAAGCATATCCGTTGAAAAAAGTAGACCCGAAGTTCAAATGATTTTCAATGATAACTCTGAATCTCGAGATTTTGGTATGGGTCCTGAAGAAATGGCGCGGGATCCTTTAGAAGTGGACAATATAAAATCTAACGATTTCTTACACGACATTCCTAAACCAGTTGAAATGACACCACAGCCTAAAAAGCGTGGACGTCCACGAAAATTACCTGTTTCAGAAGGTTCGAAAACGGTCATCAACCTGCCCGTCACAGCACTCGAAGAGCGACCCCAGCGATCACTTCGATTGTCTAG GGATCGTCCGGTGATACTTGTGAAACCGAGAGGCAGAGGCCGTGGACGAGGTCGTCGATTGGATACGGAGCCGAATTCTACACCTACAGCAGAGCCCGTTGTAGAGGCGGCAAACAAATTTTTTATCGAGCAAAAACAGGAAGAGGAAATAGATCCCACTAGCTCGCGCATTAAATTGCCCCGTATGACAGAAGCGCTCGATAAAATGCCCTCCGTATGTTCTACACCCCTGACGAGTAGAAGACGAAATTCCTCAACGGAGCTGCAGCTTTTTGGTAGCTCTCCAGATTTAAAAGTTGTTTTGGAGACAACTCTGCCTAAAATGGAGGatccatttttaaaatcggcTGAGATGATAAGCGAAGGAAGAGGTCGTGGGAGCAGAGGTGGACGTGGCAGCCGCGGAGGTAGAGGTCGCGCAGCAGCACGCAGCCCGCGCGGTCGCGGCCGAGGCCGAGGCGGCGGTAGAGGTGCAATGTACATGAAG GAAACTATGGGGATTTATGGAAGAGTATGTGGTCCAGCGACCACTACTGTTCAGTTATTTGAAGAAGAGACTTGTATGATGGACGACAACGCAACTCCCGCTAA gcCCTCACATTTACTTGACGAAGATTCGCAGAGTTCTGTAAAAAGTTCGACCAATGATAGTAACAAAATAAGGAAGTCTAAATTCGCAGATTTGTTTGATAg taataaagtaTGGACGGCTGCCGATGTTAAAGAATACACATGGCCACCGCCTGAAAAATCAGAAGGAGAACCTCAG GTTATGATGATACAAGAGCAAGTTGCGATGTTCCTGAGTGTGAAAAGTTTTAAGAGACGATATCCAGAATTGAAAAGACGGACTATTACCGGAGAAGAGAGGGATTATGTGCTTAGCAAAGGTCTAGTGACGGAAGCCCTCTGTGATCTTG gtATAACGGCAGTAGATGCCAGCGAAGTATTGGATATAATGCTCTCTGATTACCCGCACAAATATGAGGAATTCAGATGTCATCAACGCGAGAAGCAGCTCGCTGAACCGGCAGAGGACACGATCGAAGAAACAAAGgctgaaattaaaattgaaaagacAGAAATGAAGGAACAAAAAATCATTGAGCAAAAACCGGAACCACCGAAAATTGATCCCGAGAAAACCAGACAG GACATGGCGGCGGCGGCGATCGCGTCGGCGAGCGAGTGGAACGCGCGCCTGAACGCGCTGCGGCGGCCCGCCTGCGCCGACCTGCAGTCGCTGACGGTGCAGCGCCGCcggccgccgcccgcgccgcccgcgctgcGCGTGCGCCCGCCGCACGGCTTCTACCCGCACGCGCTGCTGCCCGGCCAGTACCAGCACACCTACCGCGTCTACGCACCGCAGGACCTCAG ATATTTCCCGCTGAACACGGCGTTGGCGGCTCCACCCGCGCCCGCCTCCCCGCCGGAGTCCAGCTCGGAGTCCGACGCGGAGTGGGGCTCGCGCTGCTCCTCGTCGGAGTCGGACCACGACATGCTGAGGAGTGCCAAG